A stretch of the Aegilops tauschii subsp. strangulata cultivar AL8/78 chromosome 4, Aet v6.0, whole genome shotgun sequence genome encodes the following:
- the LOC109778630 gene encoding RNA polymerase II C-terminal domain phosphatase-like 3 → MRVTLTPKDEDWLVVLMTRERPRSAVVAPGGDVFTAGGGGETSDGDSSESLEEISAADFKESSSGTAAASASAQRSRVWMGYTMSRSYAPAFHSFAWAQAVQNKPLVPRPVADEDEVEHLVDASDEEKEEGEIEEGEAVQSTSPPIKQPETIDLDSDAQDKSESVAMEQTPLAFEAADELDFDQRVGSILEELERLSIEEAEKSFEGSCARLRSCFESLKPLFPESGSPMPMLDALVQQAFVGIDTITTVANSYAMPKREQNKNMLLKLLFHIKNRYSDMLALSQRDELDSRVRQLVFVDGEDNAGSNCSTKTVNVVVQSGQVPSDRLPVESGAANPLRGSSFPSWEIPANNRMVSPLLDLHADYDENSLPSPTRDSAPPFPVPKPIGFGVFPMAPDRYFLAERVDPSKKVLYTCVNDALKDVSSYRQKYGQTSTFASDDLPSPTPSDDGDKSGDKEGDIFGEVSSFSASNKSAPPSGNLIPASRPSAVISSNDSFAGGPPGYAKQIEQSVSGPSHALKPSAKSRDPRLRFLNRDSGGTADANRHVNFAEPNASKDGTLGGVVSDNSRKHKATGQPLTGETVLKRARESTGNPRDMQVPPSRDGSNISSYSGDRVQSNQHKGLETKAAGNPSIRTSSQLISNVSSIPDSTGTLQASQPNSVPQTSAAPIVSLPAVLKDIAVNPTVLMHWIQMEHQKRSASEPQPASGIISSGMINNVTAGMVIPPGNALKTAEVAHIPSYRPQATSQTASVNSQNDPGVIRMKARDPRRVLHNNTSQKNDTPNSDQAKSNGITLPAFQDSKDNLINREQLAEQLQTTVLPSQPVSLSSIAGQSTMSASKVDPVSNSQLAASSLIAPQETLVSVNRADPRVAAGQNDSNDAAPATTLGTRPPANQWGDLDDLLNGYDDQQKALIQKERARRIMEQHTMFSSRKLCLVLDLDHTLLNSAKFIEVDPIHEEILRKKEEQDRERSERHLFRFHHMQMWTKLRPGIWNFLEKASKLYELHLYTMGNKLYATEMAKVLDPSGTLFAGRVISRGGDGISRGGDGDTFDSDDRVPKSKDLDGVLGMESAVVIIDDSVRVWPHNKNNMIVVERYTYFPCSRRQFGLPGPSLLEIDRDERPEDGTLASSLAVIGRIHQNFFSHPNLNDADVRSILSSEQRRILAGCRIVFSRIFPVGEANPHLHPLWQTAEQFGAVCTNQIDDQVTHVVANSLGTDKVNWALQTGRFVVHPGWVEASALLYRRANEHDFAVK, encoded by the exons ATGCGCGTGACGCTCACGCCCAAGGACGAGGATTGGCTGGTCGTGCTGATGACGAGGGAGCGCCCGCGGTCGGCGGTGGTCGCGCCTGGGGGGGACGTCTTCAccgccggtggcggcggggagACGTCCGATGGGGACTCCTCAGAGTCGCTGGAAGAAATTAGTGCCGCCGACTTTAAGGAGTCGTCCAGTGGCACCGCCGCTGCGTCGGCGTCGGCGCAGAGATCTAGGGTTTGGATGGGATACACCATGTCCAGGAGTTATGCGCCGGCGTTCCACAGCTTTGCTTGGGCGCAGGCTGTGCAGAACAAGCCTCTCGTTCCGCGGCCTGTTGCCGACGAGGACGAGGTAGAGCACCTCGTCGACGCCTCGGACGAGGAGAAGGAAGAGGGCGAGATTGAGGAGGGGGAGGCCGTACAGTCCACTTCCCCTCCAATTAAGCAGCCTGAGACCATCGACTTGGACTCTGATGCGCAGGACAAGTCAGAGTCAGTGGCCATGGAGCAGACCCCTTTGGCCTTCGAGGCAGCTGATGAGCTGGATTTTGACCAGCGCGTGGGGAGTATACTGGAGGAGCTTGAGAGGCTTTCCATTGAGGAAGCTGAGAA GTCATTTGAGGGTTCGTGTGCCCGCCTGCGGTCTTGCTTTGAGAGCCTTAAGCCGCTGTTCCCAGAGAGCGGTAGCCCGATGCCTATGCTTGATGCTCTTGTGCAACAGGCTTTTGTTGGAATCGACACCATCACCACT GTAGCTAATTCATATGCGATGCCGAAGAGGGAGCAGAACAAGAACATGCTCTTGAA GCTGTTGTTTCACATAAAGAACAGATATTCAGACATGCTGGCACTCAGCCAGCGAGATGAG CTCGATAGTCGTGTGAGACAGTTAGTTTTTGTAGATGGAGAAGACAATGCCGGTTCCAATTGTAGCACCAAAACAGTGAATGTGGTTGTTCAATCTGGACAGGTTCCATCAGATAGACTGCCAGTCGAGTCAGGAGCAGCAAATCCACTTAGGGGCTCTAGTTTCCCTAGCTGGGAGATACCGGCGAATAATAGAATGGTTAGCCCCTTGTTGGACCTTCATGCAGATTATGACGAGAACAGCTTACCCTCACCCACCCGAGATAGTGCACCACCTTTTCCTGTGCCAAAGCCCATTGGATTTGGAGTATTTCCAATGGCACCTGACAGATATTTTTTGGCGGAAAGAGTTGATCCTTCAAAAAAAGTTCTGTATACATGTGTGAATGATGCGCTAAAGGATGTTTCCTCGTACCGACAGAAGTATGGCCAGACATCTACCTTTGCAAGTGATGATCTTCCAAGCCCAACCCCATCTGATGATGGGGATAAATCTGGAGACAAAGAAGGTGATATATTTGGTGAAGTTTCAAGCTTTTCAGCTTCTAATAAGTCTGCTCCGCCAAGTGGGAATCTGATACCTGCCTCCCGACCTAGTGCAGTTATCAGCAGCAATGACAGTTTTGCAGGTGGTCCTCCAGGCTATGCTAAACAAATTGAACAGTCTGTTTCAGGACCCAGCCATGCTCTTAAGCCTTCAGCTAAAAGTAGAGATCCAAGGCTCAGGTTTTTGAACCGTGATTCTGGTGGTACTGCAGATGCAAATAGACATGTAAATTTTGCAGAGCCAAATGCTTCCAAAGATGGGACCTTGGGGGGTGTTGTATCAGATAATAGCCGGAAGCACAAGGCAACTGGCCAACCTCTCACGGGTGAAACCGTGTTAAAAAGAGCTAGGGAGAGTACTGGGAATCCCAGAGACATGCAGGTACCACCTAGTAGAGATGGAAGTAACATTAGCTCCTATTCAGGTGACAGGGTTCAATCAAATCAGCATAAAGGGCTTGAAACTAAGGCAGCCGGGAATCCTAGTATTAGGACCAGTAGTCAACTTATTAGCAACGTAAGTAGTATCCCAGACAGTACTGGAACTCTCCAAGCCTCCCAGCCTAATTCAGTTCCACAGACCAGTGCAGCTCCTATTGTTTCATTGCCCGCAGTGTTAAAGGACATCGCTGTGAACCCGACTGTGCTCATGCATTGGATTCAAATGGAACATCAGAAGAGGTCAGCATCAGAGCCTCAGCCTGCTTCAGGTATTATCTCTAGTGGCATGATCAATAATGTCACTGCTGGGATGGTTATACCACCTGGCAATGCTCTGAAGACCGCAGAAGTTGCACACATTCCTTCTTATAGGCCACAAGCAACATCGCAAACAGCCTCTGTG AATTCACAAAATGACCCTGGAGTAATACGTATGAAGGCCCGTGATCCCCGTCGTGTCCTCCACAATAACACATCACAGAAGAACGATACTCCGAACTCTGATCAAGCCAAAAGCAATGGAATCACCCTGCCGGCCTTCCAGGACAGCAAAGACAATTTGATTAACCGTGAACAACTGGCAGAGCAACTTCAGACTACTGTGTTGCCATCTCAACCAGTCTCATTATCCAGCATTGCTGGACAGTCCACCATGAGCGCGAGTAAGGTGGATCCTGTCTCTAATTCACAGTTAGCTGCTTCATCACTCATTGCTCCTCAAGAAACTTTAGTCAGCGTAAATAGGGCAGATCCAAGAGTAGCTGCTGGACAGAATGATTCCAATGATGCTGCCCCTGCTACAACACTTGGTACCAGGCCACCAGCTAACCAGTGGGGTGATCTTGATGATCTCCTCAACGGTTATGATGACCAGCAGAAGGCTCTCATACAGAAGGAAAGGGCAAGACGGATCATGGAACAGCACACGATGTTTTCATCGAGGAAACTTTGTTTAGTGCTTGATTTGGATCACACTCTCCTCAATTCTGCGAAG TTTATAGAAGTGGATCCTATTCATGAAGAGATTTTGCGGAAGAAAGAGGAACAAGACCGGGAAAGGTCAGAGCGGCATCTGTTCCGATTCCATCATATGCAAATGTGGACTAAACTAAGACCAGGAATATGGAATTTTCTCGAGAAG GCGAGCAAGCTTTACGAGTTACATCTGTACACGATGGGGAACAAGCTGTATGCTACTGAGATGGCTAAGGTTCTTGATCCTAGTGGAACCCTGTTTGCAGGGAGAGTCATCTCAAGAGGTGGTGATGGCATCTCAAGAGGTGGTGATGGTGATACATTTGACAGCGATGACCGTGTACCAAAAAGTAAAGATCTTGATGGGGTTTTGGGGATGGAATCTGCAGTAGTGATCATCGACGATTCTGTGAGAGTCTGGCCCCACAACAAAAACAATATGATTGTTGTAGAGAG ATACACCTATTTCCCCTGCAGCAGACGGCAATTTGGCCTTCCTGGACCATCACTTCTTGAAATTGATCGTGATGAAAGGCCGGAGGATGGCACTCTTGCTTCTTCGTTGGCG GTTATTGGGCGCATTCATCAAAACTTCTTTTCTCATCCCAACCTCAATGATGCTGATGTGCGCAGCATACTATCATCTGAGCAGCGGAGGATCCTTGCCGGCTGCCGTATTGTCTTTAGCCGGATTTTCCCTGTTGGAGAGGCTAACCCCCACTTGCATCCTCTCTGGCAGACTGCAGAGCAGTTCGGTGCAGTGTGCACGAACCAGATTGACGATCAGGTTACTCATGTCGTTGCCAACTCACTAGGAACCGACAAGGTGAATTGGGCACTACAAACAGGCAGATTCGTCGTTCACCCAGGATG GGTAGAAGCTTCAGCACTTCTATACCGGCGTGCCAATGAACACGATTTTGCAGTAAAATAA